A single window of Agelaius phoeniceus isolate bAgePho1 chromosome 16, bAgePho1.hap1, whole genome shotgun sequence DNA harbors:
- the E4F1 gene encoding transcription factor E4F1 isoform X2, giving the protein MATGAGPAALTAGAAGPGRGAGSGPPAPVASPAALIGLPPPFGEQDEDDVHKCGRCHSEFSSLQEFVQHKLQKGCQRPPDPLSGLLGHEGQKVVPAVEESITVAHIVVEASSIAEEISNASAIVGSGHIKEVVVAGEHVFENPNGHVDGEVSEEQDSSSEVTKVKLQVNKEGRYVCELCQKTFKTASILKAHMITHSSRKDYECKLCGTSFRTKGSLIRHHRRHTDERPYKCKKCGKSFRESGALTRHLKSLTPCTEKIRFNMTKEIVVNKDDLPSGPCSSTTDVVSSIASESIEASPVIHFVTDAKGNVLHEVHVQMQELPVVDAKPLEADQPHPEELPCVGEVNSENLLRQAMRNSGIVIERVPLEEVQKLDEPVAAAPEELQNKGVEVEEEPCVEQSVKVEGAEAQTPAERTNGYKRYICSHCNEAFNEAAALETHSKSHTEYKPFKCEECGKEFTKGYLLKKHQEVHVNERRFRCGECGKLYKTIAHVKGHRRVHSDERPYACPKCGKRYKTKNAQQVHFRTHLEDKPYVCQFCSRGFREKGSLVRHIRHHTGEKPFKCYKCGRGFAEHGTLNRHLRTKGGCLLAMKDVEEVMVSEESQSADNLAATVLSEDPHTVLVEFSSVVADTQEYIIETSTEDMETSEATEIIEGTRHEVDSHIMKVVQQIVNQANSGHQIIVQNVTVAEGGAAADAADTITIATPESLTEQVAMTLASAIGDGAVLATDGGLAAQEATVTMVASEDIEIMEHAGEFVIAAQEGDVENFWKER; this is encoded by the exons ACGAGGATGATGTGCACAAGTGCGGGCGCTGCCATTCGGAGttcagctccctgcaggagtTCGTGCAGCACAAGCTGCAGAAGGGCTGCCAGCGCCCTCCCGACCCGCTCTCCGGGCTCCTCGGCCACGAAGGACAAAAG gTGGTTCCTGCTGTCGAGGAGTCCATCACTGTTGCTCACATTGTTGTTGAAGCATCTTCCATTGCAGAGGAGATCAGCAACGCCTCGGCCATCGTAG GCAGTGGGCACATCAAAGAGGTCGTTGTAGCAGGAGAACATGTGTTTGAGAACCCGAATGGCCACGTGGATGGGGAGGTCAGTGAggagcaggacagttccagtgAGGTGACGAAGGTCAAGCTGCAGGTGAACAAGGAGGGGCGATACGTGTGTGAGCTGTGCCAGAAGACATTTAAAACT GCCAGCATCCTCAAAGCTCACATGATcactcacagcagcaggaaggactATGAGTGTAAACTCTGTGGGACTTCCTTTAGGACAAAGGGGTCTCTGATCCGACACCATCGGCGGCACACGG ATGAAAGACCTTACAAATGCAAGAAATGTGGGAAAAGCTTCCGGGAATCGGGAGCTTTGACTCGGCACCTTAAATCTCTGACGCCTTGCACTGAAAAAATCCGTTTCAACATGACCAAAGAAATAGTTGTCAACAAAGATGATCTGCCATCAG GACCCTGCAGCTCCACCACAGACGTGGTGTCCTCCATAGCGAGCGAATCCATCGAGGCCTCCCCTGTCATCCACTTCGTGACAGATGCAAAAGGCAACGTGCTCCACGAGGTCCATGTCCAGATGCAGGAACTGCCCGTGGTGGATGCAAAGCCCCTGGAGGCAGAT CAGCCGCATcctgaggagctgccctgcGTGGGGGAAGTGAACAGTGAGAACCTGCTGAGGCAGGCCATGAGGAATTCGGGGATTGTCATCGAGAGAGTGCCTCTGGAGGAAGTGCAGAAGCTGGATGAAcctgtggcagctgctccagaagagctgcagaacaaAGGGGTGGAAGTAGAAGAGGAGCCATGTGTGGAGCAGAGTGTTAAAGtggaaggagcagaggct CAGACGCCTGCAGAAAGAACCAACGGGTACAAACGTTACATTTGCTCTCACTGTAATGAAGCCTTCAATGAAGCTGCTGCCCTGGAAACTCACAGCAAGAGTCACACAG AGTACAAACCTTTCAAGTGCGAGGAGTGTGGCAAGGAGTTCACCAAGGGCTACCTGCTGAAGAAGCACCAGGAGGTGCACGTGAACGAGCGGCGCTTCCGCTGCGGGGAGTGCGGCAAGCTCTACAAGACCATAGCCCACGTCAAGGGGCACCGGCGCGTGCACTCGGACGAGCGGCCCTACGCCTGCCCCAAGTGCGGCAAGCGCTACAAGACAAAG AATGCCCAGCAGGTGCATTTCCGTACCCACCTGGAGGATAAACCTTATGTGTGCCAGTTCTGCAGCCGGGGCTTCCGGGAGAAGGGCTCCCTGGTGCGCCACATCCGCCACCACACCGGCGAGAAGCCCTTCAAGTGCTACAAGTGCGGCCGCGGCTTCGCCGAGCACGGCACCCTCAACAGGCACCTCAGAACCAAAG GTGGCTGCCTCCTTGCTATGAAGGATGTGGAAGAAGTGATGGTGTCAGAGGAGAGTCAGTCTGCTGACAACTTGGCAGCCACAGTCCTTTCAGAAGACCCGCACACGGTTCTGGTGGAGTTCTCCTCAGTGGTGGCAGACACCCAGGAGTACATCATCGAG ACTTCTACCGAAGACATGGAGACCAGTGAAGCTACTGAAATAATAGAGGGAACAAGACACGAG GTGGACAGCCACATCATGAAGGTGGTGCAGCAGATCGTGAACCAGGCCAACTCGGGCCACCAGATCATCGTGCAGAACGTCACCGTGGCCGAGGGCGGCGCGGCCGCCGACGCCGCCGACACCATCACCATCGCCACGCCCGAGAGCCTCACCGAGCAGGTGGCCATGACCCTGGCCTCGGCCATCGGTGACGGCGCCGTGCTGGCCACCGACGGCGGCCTGGCCGCGCAGGAGGCCACCGTCACCATGGTGGCCTCCGAGGACATCGAGATCATGGAGCACGCCGGGGAGTTCGTCATCGCCGCGCAGGAGGGAGACGTGGAG AATTTCTGGAAGGAGAGGTGA
- the E4F1 gene encoding transcription factor E4F1 isoform X4 produces MATGAGPAALTAGAAGPGRGAGSGPPAPVASPAALIGLPPPFGEQDEDDVHKCGRCHSEFSSLQEFVQHKLQKGCQRPPDPLSGLLGHEGQKVVPAVEESITVAHIVVEASSIAEEISNASAIVGSGHIKEVVVAGEHVFENPNGHVDGEVSEEQDSSSEVTKVKLQVNKEGRYVCELCQKTFKTASILKAHMITHSSRKDYECKLCGTSFRTKGSLIRHHRRHTDERPYKCKKCGKSFRESGALTRHLKSLTPCTEKIRFNMTKEIVVNKDDLPSGPCSSTTDVVSSIASESIEASPVIHFVTDAKGNVLHEVHVQMQELPVVDAKPLEADPHPEELPCVGEVNSENLLRQAMRNSGIVIERVPLEEVQKLDEPVAAAPEELQNKGVEVEEEPCVEQSVKVEGAEAQTPAERTNGYKRYICSHCNEAFNEAAALETHSKSHTEYKPFKCEECGKEFTKGYLLKKHQEVHVNERRFRCGECGKLYKTIAHVKGHRRVHSDERPYACPKCGKRYKTKNAQQVHFRTHLEDKPYVCQFCSRGFREKGSLVRHIRHHTGEKPFKCYKCGRGFAEHGTLNRHLRTKGGCLLAMKDVEEVMVSEESQSADNLAATVLSEDPHTVLVEFSSVVADTQEYIIETSTEDMETSEATEIIEGTRHEVDSHIMKVVQQIVNQANSGHQIIVQNVTVAEGGAAADAADTITIATPESLTEQVAMTLASAIGDGAVLATDGGLAAQEATVTMVASEDIEIMEHAGEFVIAAQEGDVEVQTVIV; encoded by the exons ACGAGGATGATGTGCACAAGTGCGGGCGCTGCCATTCGGAGttcagctccctgcaggagtTCGTGCAGCACAAGCTGCAGAAGGGCTGCCAGCGCCCTCCCGACCCGCTCTCCGGGCTCCTCGGCCACGAAGGACAAAAG gTGGTTCCTGCTGTCGAGGAGTCCATCACTGTTGCTCACATTGTTGTTGAAGCATCTTCCATTGCAGAGGAGATCAGCAACGCCTCGGCCATCGTAG GCAGTGGGCACATCAAAGAGGTCGTTGTAGCAGGAGAACATGTGTTTGAGAACCCGAATGGCCACGTGGATGGGGAGGTCAGTGAggagcaggacagttccagtgAGGTGACGAAGGTCAAGCTGCAGGTGAACAAGGAGGGGCGATACGTGTGTGAGCTGTGCCAGAAGACATTTAAAACT GCCAGCATCCTCAAAGCTCACATGATcactcacagcagcaggaaggactATGAGTGTAAACTCTGTGGGACTTCCTTTAGGACAAAGGGGTCTCTGATCCGACACCATCGGCGGCACACGG ATGAAAGACCTTACAAATGCAAGAAATGTGGGAAAAGCTTCCGGGAATCGGGAGCTTTGACTCGGCACCTTAAATCTCTGACGCCTTGCACTGAAAAAATCCGTTTCAACATGACCAAAGAAATAGTTGTCAACAAAGATGATCTGCCATCAG GACCCTGCAGCTCCACCACAGACGTGGTGTCCTCCATAGCGAGCGAATCCATCGAGGCCTCCCCTGTCATCCACTTCGTGACAGATGCAAAAGGCAACGTGCTCCACGAGGTCCATGTCCAGATGCAGGAACTGCCCGTGGTGGATGCAAAGCCCCTGGAGGCAGAT CCGCATcctgaggagctgccctgcGTGGGGGAAGTGAACAGTGAGAACCTGCTGAGGCAGGCCATGAGGAATTCGGGGATTGTCATCGAGAGAGTGCCTCTGGAGGAAGTGCAGAAGCTGGATGAAcctgtggcagctgctccagaagagctgcagaacaaAGGGGTGGAAGTAGAAGAGGAGCCATGTGTGGAGCAGAGTGTTAAAGtggaaggagcagaggct CAGACGCCTGCAGAAAGAACCAACGGGTACAAACGTTACATTTGCTCTCACTGTAATGAAGCCTTCAATGAAGCTGCTGCCCTGGAAACTCACAGCAAGAGTCACACAG AGTACAAACCTTTCAAGTGCGAGGAGTGTGGCAAGGAGTTCACCAAGGGCTACCTGCTGAAGAAGCACCAGGAGGTGCACGTGAACGAGCGGCGCTTCCGCTGCGGGGAGTGCGGCAAGCTCTACAAGACCATAGCCCACGTCAAGGGGCACCGGCGCGTGCACTCGGACGAGCGGCCCTACGCCTGCCCCAAGTGCGGCAAGCGCTACAAGACAAAG AATGCCCAGCAGGTGCATTTCCGTACCCACCTGGAGGATAAACCTTATGTGTGCCAGTTCTGCAGCCGGGGCTTCCGGGAGAAGGGCTCCCTGGTGCGCCACATCCGCCACCACACCGGCGAGAAGCCCTTCAAGTGCTACAAGTGCGGCCGCGGCTTCGCCGAGCACGGCACCCTCAACAGGCACCTCAGAACCAAAG GTGGCTGCCTCCTTGCTATGAAGGATGTGGAAGAAGTGATGGTGTCAGAGGAGAGTCAGTCTGCTGACAACTTGGCAGCCACAGTCCTTTCAGAAGACCCGCACACGGTTCTGGTGGAGTTCTCCTCAGTGGTGGCAGACACCCAGGAGTACATCATCGAG ACTTCTACCGAAGACATGGAGACCAGTGAAGCTACTGAAATAATAGAGGGAACAAGACACGAG GTGGACAGCCACATCATGAAGGTGGTGCAGCAGATCGTGAACCAGGCCAACTCGGGCCACCAGATCATCGTGCAGAACGTCACCGTGGCCGAGGGCGGCGCGGCCGCCGACGCCGCCGACACCATCACCATCGCCACGCCCGAGAGCCTCACCGAGCAGGTGGCCATGACCCTGGCCTCGGCCATCGGTGACGGCGCCGTGCTGGCCACCGACGGCGGCCTGGCCGCGCAGGAGGCCACCGTCACCATGGTGGCCTCCGAGGACATCGAGATCATGGAGCACGCCGGGGAGTTCGTCATCGCCGCGCAGGAGGGAGACGTGGAGGTGCAGACCGTGATCGTGTGA
- the E4F1 gene encoding transcription factor E4F1 isoform X5, translating to MATGAGPAALTAGAAGPGRGAGSGPPAPVASPAALIGLPPPFDEDDVHKCGRCHSEFSSLQEFVQHKLQKGCQRPPDPLSGLLGHEGQKVVPAVEESITVAHIVVEASSIAEEISNASAIVGSGHIKEVVVAGEHVFENPNGHVDGEVSEEQDSSSEVTKVKLQVNKEGRYVCELCQKTFKTASILKAHMITHSSRKDYECKLCGTSFRTKGSLIRHHRRHTDERPYKCKKCGKSFRESGALTRHLKSLTPCTEKIRFNMTKEIVVNKDDLPSGPCSSTTDVVSSIASESIEASPVIHFVTDAKGNVLHEVHVQMQELPVVDAKPLEADQPHPEELPCVGEVNSENLLRQAMRNSGIVIERVPLEEVQKLDEPVAAAPEELQNKGVEVEEEPCVEQSVKVEGAEAQTPAERTNGYKRYICSHCNEAFNEAAALETHSKSHTEYKPFKCEECGKEFTKGYLLKKHQEVHVNERRFRCGECGKLYKTIAHVKGHRRVHSDERPYACPKCGKRYKTKNAQQVHFRTHLEDKPYVCQFCSRGFREKGSLVRHIRHHTGEKPFKCYKCGRGFAEHGTLNRHLRTKGGCLLAMKDVEEVMVSEESQSADNLAATVLSEDPHTVLVEFSSVVADTQEYIIETSTEDMETSEATEIIEGTRHEVDSHIMKVVQQIVNQANSGHQIIVQNVTVAEGGAAADAADTITIATPESLTEQVAMTLASAIGDGAVLATDGGLAAQEATVTMVASEDIEIMEHAGEFVIAAQEGDVEVQTVIV from the exons ACGAGGATGATGTGCACAAGTGCGGGCGCTGCCATTCGGAGttcagctccctgcaggagtTCGTGCAGCACAAGCTGCAGAAGGGCTGCCAGCGCCCTCCCGACCCGCTCTCCGGGCTCCTCGGCCACGAAGGACAAAAG gTGGTTCCTGCTGTCGAGGAGTCCATCACTGTTGCTCACATTGTTGTTGAAGCATCTTCCATTGCAGAGGAGATCAGCAACGCCTCGGCCATCGTAG GCAGTGGGCACATCAAAGAGGTCGTTGTAGCAGGAGAACATGTGTTTGAGAACCCGAATGGCCACGTGGATGGGGAGGTCAGTGAggagcaggacagttccagtgAGGTGACGAAGGTCAAGCTGCAGGTGAACAAGGAGGGGCGATACGTGTGTGAGCTGTGCCAGAAGACATTTAAAACT GCCAGCATCCTCAAAGCTCACATGATcactcacagcagcaggaaggactATGAGTGTAAACTCTGTGGGACTTCCTTTAGGACAAAGGGGTCTCTGATCCGACACCATCGGCGGCACACGG ATGAAAGACCTTACAAATGCAAGAAATGTGGGAAAAGCTTCCGGGAATCGGGAGCTTTGACTCGGCACCTTAAATCTCTGACGCCTTGCACTGAAAAAATCCGTTTCAACATGACCAAAGAAATAGTTGTCAACAAAGATGATCTGCCATCAG GACCCTGCAGCTCCACCACAGACGTGGTGTCCTCCATAGCGAGCGAATCCATCGAGGCCTCCCCTGTCATCCACTTCGTGACAGATGCAAAAGGCAACGTGCTCCACGAGGTCCATGTCCAGATGCAGGAACTGCCCGTGGTGGATGCAAAGCCCCTGGAGGCAGAT CAGCCGCATcctgaggagctgccctgcGTGGGGGAAGTGAACAGTGAGAACCTGCTGAGGCAGGCCATGAGGAATTCGGGGATTGTCATCGAGAGAGTGCCTCTGGAGGAAGTGCAGAAGCTGGATGAAcctgtggcagctgctccagaagagctgcagaacaaAGGGGTGGAAGTAGAAGAGGAGCCATGTGTGGAGCAGAGTGTTAAAGtggaaggagcagaggct CAGACGCCTGCAGAAAGAACCAACGGGTACAAACGTTACATTTGCTCTCACTGTAATGAAGCCTTCAATGAAGCTGCTGCCCTGGAAACTCACAGCAAGAGTCACACAG AGTACAAACCTTTCAAGTGCGAGGAGTGTGGCAAGGAGTTCACCAAGGGCTACCTGCTGAAGAAGCACCAGGAGGTGCACGTGAACGAGCGGCGCTTCCGCTGCGGGGAGTGCGGCAAGCTCTACAAGACCATAGCCCACGTCAAGGGGCACCGGCGCGTGCACTCGGACGAGCGGCCCTACGCCTGCCCCAAGTGCGGCAAGCGCTACAAGACAAAG AATGCCCAGCAGGTGCATTTCCGTACCCACCTGGAGGATAAACCTTATGTGTGCCAGTTCTGCAGCCGGGGCTTCCGGGAGAAGGGCTCCCTGGTGCGCCACATCCGCCACCACACCGGCGAGAAGCCCTTCAAGTGCTACAAGTGCGGCCGCGGCTTCGCCGAGCACGGCACCCTCAACAGGCACCTCAGAACCAAAG GTGGCTGCCTCCTTGCTATGAAGGATGTGGAAGAAGTGATGGTGTCAGAGGAGAGTCAGTCTGCTGACAACTTGGCAGCCACAGTCCTTTCAGAAGACCCGCACACGGTTCTGGTGGAGTTCTCCTCAGTGGTGGCAGACACCCAGGAGTACATCATCGAG ACTTCTACCGAAGACATGGAGACCAGTGAAGCTACTGAAATAATAGAGGGAACAAGACACGAG GTGGACAGCCACATCATGAAGGTGGTGCAGCAGATCGTGAACCAGGCCAACTCGGGCCACCAGATCATCGTGCAGAACGTCACCGTGGCCGAGGGCGGCGCGGCCGCCGACGCCGCCGACACCATCACCATCGCCACGCCCGAGAGCCTCACCGAGCAGGTGGCCATGACCCTGGCCTCGGCCATCGGTGACGGCGCCGTGCTGGCCACCGACGGCGGCCTGGCCGCGCAGGAGGCCACCGTCACCATGGTGGCCTCCGAGGACATCGAGATCATGGAGCACGCCGGGGAGTTCGTCATCGCCGCGCAGGAGGGAGACGTGGAGGTGCAGACCGTGATCGTGTGA
- the E4F1 gene encoding transcription factor E4F1 isoform X6 encodes MATGAGPAALTAGAAGPGRGAGSGPPAPVASPAALIGLPPPFGEQDEDDVHKCGRCHSEFSSLQEFVQHKLQKGCQRPPDPLSGLLGHEGQKVVPAVEESITVAHIVVEASSIAEEISNASAIVGSGHIKEVVVAGEHVFENPNGHVDGEVSEEQDSSSEVTKVKLQVNKEGRYVCELCQKTFKTASILKAHMITHSSRKDYECKLCGTSFRTKGSLIRHHRRHTDERPYKCKKCGKSFRESGALTRHLKSLTPCTEKIRFNMTKEIVVNKDDLPSGPCSSTTDVVSSIASESIEASPVIHFVTDAKGNVLHEVHVQMQELPVVDAKPLEADQPHPEELPCVGEVNSENLLRQAMRNSGIVIERVPLEEVQKLDEPVAAAPEELQNKGVEVEEEPCVEQSVKVEGAEAQTPAERTNGYKRYICSHCNEAFNEAAALETHSKSHTEYKPFKCEECGKEFTKGYLLKKHQEVHVNERRFRCGECGKLYKTIAHVKGHRRVHSDERPYACPKCGKRYKTKFCSRGFREKGSLVRHIRHHTGEKPFKCYKCGRGFAEHGTLNRHLRTKGGCLLAMKDVEEVMVSEESQSADNLAATVLSEDPHTVLVEFSSVVADTQEYIIETSTEDMETSEATEIIEGTRHEVDSHIMKVVQQIVNQANSGHQIIVQNVTVAEGGAAADAADTITIATPESLTEQVAMTLASAIGDGAVLATDGGLAAQEATVTMVASEDIEIMEHAGEFVIAAQEGDVEVQTVIV; translated from the exons ACGAGGATGATGTGCACAAGTGCGGGCGCTGCCATTCGGAGttcagctccctgcaggagtTCGTGCAGCACAAGCTGCAGAAGGGCTGCCAGCGCCCTCCCGACCCGCTCTCCGGGCTCCTCGGCCACGAAGGACAAAAG gTGGTTCCTGCTGTCGAGGAGTCCATCACTGTTGCTCACATTGTTGTTGAAGCATCTTCCATTGCAGAGGAGATCAGCAACGCCTCGGCCATCGTAG GCAGTGGGCACATCAAAGAGGTCGTTGTAGCAGGAGAACATGTGTTTGAGAACCCGAATGGCCACGTGGATGGGGAGGTCAGTGAggagcaggacagttccagtgAGGTGACGAAGGTCAAGCTGCAGGTGAACAAGGAGGGGCGATACGTGTGTGAGCTGTGCCAGAAGACATTTAAAACT GCCAGCATCCTCAAAGCTCACATGATcactcacagcagcaggaaggactATGAGTGTAAACTCTGTGGGACTTCCTTTAGGACAAAGGGGTCTCTGATCCGACACCATCGGCGGCACACGG ATGAAAGACCTTACAAATGCAAGAAATGTGGGAAAAGCTTCCGGGAATCGGGAGCTTTGACTCGGCACCTTAAATCTCTGACGCCTTGCACTGAAAAAATCCGTTTCAACATGACCAAAGAAATAGTTGTCAACAAAGATGATCTGCCATCAG GACCCTGCAGCTCCACCACAGACGTGGTGTCCTCCATAGCGAGCGAATCCATCGAGGCCTCCCCTGTCATCCACTTCGTGACAGATGCAAAAGGCAACGTGCTCCACGAGGTCCATGTCCAGATGCAGGAACTGCCCGTGGTGGATGCAAAGCCCCTGGAGGCAGAT CAGCCGCATcctgaggagctgccctgcGTGGGGGAAGTGAACAGTGAGAACCTGCTGAGGCAGGCCATGAGGAATTCGGGGATTGTCATCGAGAGAGTGCCTCTGGAGGAAGTGCAGAAGCTGGATGAAcctgtggcagctgctccagaagagctgcagaacaaAGGGGTGGAAGTAGAAGAGGAGCCATGTGTGGAGCAGAGTGTTAAAGtggaaggagcagaggct CAGACGCCTGCAGAAAGAACCAACGGGTACAAACGTTACATTTGCTCTCACTGTAATGAAGCCTTCAATGAAGCTGCTGCCCTGGAAACTCACAGCAAGAGTCACACAG AGTACAAACCTTTCAAGTGCGAGGAGTGTGGCAAGGAGTTCACCAAGGGCTACCTGCTGAAGAAGCACCAGGAGGTGCACGTGAACGAGCGGCGCTTCCGCTGCGGGGAGTGCGGCAAGCTCTACAAGACCATAGCCCACGTCAAGGGGCACCGGCGCGTGCACTCGGACGAGCGGCCCTACGCCTGCCCCAAGTGCGGCAAGCGCTACAAGACAAAG TTCTGCAGCCGGGGCTTCCGGGAGAAGGGCTCCCTGGTGCGCCACATCCGCCACCACACCGGCGAGAAGCCCTTCAAGTGCTACAAGTGCGGCCGCGGCTTCGCCGAGCACGGCACCCTCAACAGGCACCTCAGAACCAAAG GTGGCTGCCTCCTTGCTATGAAGGATGTGGAAGAAGTGATGGTGTCAGAGGAGAGTCAGTCTGCTGACAACTTGGCAGCCACAGTCCTTTCAGAAGACCCGCACACGGTTCTGGTGGAGTTCTCCTCAGTGGTGGCAGACACCCAGGAGTACATCATCGAG ACTTCTACCGAAGACATGGAGACCAGTGAAGCTACTGAAATAATAGAGGGAACAAGACACGAG GTGGACAGCCACATCATGAAGGTGGTGCAGCAGATCGTGAACCAGGCCAACTCGGGCCACCAGATCATCGTGCAGAACGTCACCGTGGCCGAGGGCGGCGCGGCCGCCGACGCCGCCGACACCATCACCATCGCCACGCCCGAGAGCCTCACCGAGCAGGTGGCCATGACCCTGGCCTCGGCCATCGGTGACGGCGCCGTGCTGGCCACCGACGGCGGCCTGGCCGCGCAGGAGGCCACCGTCACCATGGTGGCCTCCGAGGACATCGAGATCATGGAGCACGCCGGGGAGTTCGTCATCGCCGCGCAGGAGGGAGACGTGGAGGTGCAGACCGTGATCGTGTGA
- the E4F1 gene encoding transcription factor E4F1 isoform X3: protein MATGAGPAALTAGAAGPGRGAGSGPPAPVASPAALIGLPPPFGEQDEDDVHKCGRCHSEFSSLQEFVQHKLQKGCQRPPDPLSGLLGHEGQKVVPAVEESITVAHIVVEASSIAEEISNASAIVGSGHIKEVVVAGEHVFENPNGHVDGEVSEEQDSSSEVTKVKLQVNKEGRYVCELCQKTFKTASILKAHMITHSSRKDYECKLCGTSFRTKGSLIRHHRRHTDERPYKCKKCGKSFRESGALTRHLKSLTPCTEKIRFNMTKEIVVNKDDLPSGPCSSTTDVVSSIASESIEASPVIHFVTDAKGNVLHEVHVQMQELPVVDAKPLEADQPHPEELPCVGEVNSENLLRQAMRNSGIVIERVPLEEVQKLDEPVAAAPEELQNKGVEVEEEPCVEQSVKVEGAEATPAERTNGYKRYICSHCNEAFNEAAALETHSKSHTEYKPFKCEECGKEFTKGYLLKKHQEVHVNERRFRCGECGKLYKTIAHVKGHRRVHSDERPYACPKCGKRYKTKNAQQVHFRTHLEDKPYVCQFCSRGFREKGSLVRHIRHHTGEKPFKCYKCGRGFAEHGTLNRHLRTKGGCLLAMKDVEEVMVSEESQSADNLAATVLSEDPHTVLVEFSSVVADTQEYIIETSTEDMETSEATEIIEGTRHEVDSHIMKVVQQIVNQANSGHQIIVQNVTVAEGGAAADAADTITIATPESLTEQVAMTLASAIGDGAVLATDGGLAAQEATVTMVASEDIEIMEHAGEFVIAAQEGDVEVQTVIV, encoded by the exons ACGAGGATGATGTGCACAAGTGCGGGCGCTGCCATTCGGAGttcagctccctgcaggagtTCGTGCAGCACAAGCTGCAGAAGGGCTGCCAGCGCCCTCCCGACCCGCTCTCCGGGCTCCTCGGCCACGAAGGACAAAAG gTGGTTCCTGCTGTCGAGGAGTCCATCACTGTTGCTCACATTGTTGTTGAAGCATCTTCCATTGCAGAGGAGATCAGCAACGCCTCGGCCATCGTAG GCAGTGGGCACATCAAAGAGGTCGTTGTAGCAGGAGAACATGTGTTTGAGAACCCGAATGGCCACGTGGATGGGGAGGTCAGTGAggagcaggacagttccagtgAGGTGACGAAGGTCAAGCTGCAGGTGAACAAGGAGGGGCGATACGTGTGTGAGCTGTGCCAGAAGACATTTAAAACT GCCAGCATCCTCAAAGCTCACATGATcactcacagcagcaggaaggactATGAGTGTAAACTCTGTGGGACTTCCTTTAGGACAAAGGGGTCTCTGATCCGACACCATCGGCGGCACACGG ATGAAAGACCTTACAAATGCAAGAAATGTGGGAAAAGCTTCCGGGAATCGGGAGCTTTGACTCGGCACCTTAAATCTCTGACGCCTTGCACTGAAAAAATCCGTTTCAACATGACCAAAGAAATAGTTGTCAACAAAGATGATCTGCCATCAG GACCCTGCAGCTCCACCACAGACGTGGTGTCCTCCATAGCGAGCGAATCCATCGAGGCCTCCCCTGTCATCCACTTCGTGACAGATGCAAAAGGCAACGTGCTCCACGAGGTCCATGTCCAGATGCAGGAACTGCCCGTGGTGGATGCAAAGCCCCTGGAGGCAGAT CAGCCGCATcctgaggagctgccctgcGTGGGGGAAGTGAACAGTGAGAACCTGCTGAGGCAGGCCATGAGGAATTCGGGGATTGTCATCGAGAGAGTGCCTCTGGAGGAAGTGCAGAAGCTGGATGAAcctgtggcagctgctccagaagagctgcagaacaaAGGGGTGGAAGTAGAAGAGGAGCCATGTGTGGAGCAGAGTGTTAAAGtggaaggagcagaggct ACGCCTGCAGAAAGAACCAACGGGTACAAACGTTACATTTGCTCTCACTGTAATGAAGCCTTCAATGAAGCTGCTGCCCTGGAAACTCACAGCAAGAGTCACACAG AGTACAAACCTTTCAAGTGCGAGGAGTGTGGCAAGGAGTTCACCAAGGGCTACCTGCTGAAGAAGCACCAGGAGGTGCACGTGAACGAGCGGCGCTTCCGCTGCGGGGAGTGCGGCAAGCTCTACAAGACCATAGCCCACGTCAAGGGGCACCGGCGCGTGCACTCGGACGAGCGGCCCTACGCCTGCCCCAAGTGCGGCAAGCGCTACAAGACAAAG AATGCCCAGCAGGTGCATTTCCGTACCCACCTGGAGGATAAACCTTATGTGTGCCAGTTCTGCAGCCGGGGCTTCCGGGAGAAGGGCTCCCTGGTGCGCCACATCCGCCACCACACCGGCGAGAAGCCCTTCAAGTGCTACAAGTGCGGCCGCGGCTTCGCCGAGCACGGCACCCTCAACAGGCACCTCAGAACCAAAG GTGGCTGCCTCCTTGCTATGAAGGATGTGGAAGAAGTGATGGTGTCAGAGGAGAGTCAGTCTGCTGACAACTTGGCAGCCACAGTCCTTTCAGAAGACCCGCACACGGTTCTGGTGGAGTTCTCCTCAGTGGTGGCAGACACCCAGGAGTACATCATCGAG ACTTCTACCGAAGACATGGAGACCAGTGAAGCTACTGAAATAATAGAGGGAACAAGACACGAG GTGGACAGCCACATCATGAAGGTGGTGCAGCAGATCGTGAACCAGGCCAACTCGGGCCACCAGATCATCGTGCAGAACGTCACCGTGGCCGAGGGCGGCGCGGCCGCCGACGCCGCCGACACCATCACCATCGCCACGCCCGAGAGCCTCACCGAGCAGGTGGCCATGACCCTGGCCTCGGCCATCGGTGACGGCGCCGTGCTGGCCACCGACGGCGGCCTGGCCGCGCAGGAGGCCACCGTCACCATGGTGGCCTCCGAGGACATCGAGATCATGGAGCACGCCGGGGAGTTCGTCATCGCCGCGCAGGAGGGAGACGTGGAGGTGCAGACCGTGATCGTGTGA